The following nucleotide sequence is from Juglans microcarpa x Juglans regia isolate MS1-56 chromosome 6D, Jm3101_v1.0, whole genome shotgun sequence.
AATATGTGCATGGACTATCACTACAACAAACACCATTAATCAAATCGTGGAAGCTAGTAAAAGCTCCAAGCACAACATAATGCAGAATGATGAAACATATGTCAATAACAAAGAAATATGATCAGTCACCTGTTGCCAAGACGTGCATGAAGATCAATAACCAATTGTTCTTCAGCTTCACTGAGAAGGCCCCTCTTCAGGTCAGGGCGAAGATAATTTGTCCAACGAAGACGGCAACTCTTGCCGCAGCGTCGGAGCCCGGCGAGCTTCGGGACAGCACGCCAACAGCACTGGCCATTGGTGAGGATGAAGTTGATGAGTTTCTTGTCTTCCTCAGCCGTCCATGGGCCTTTCTTTACCCCAAGTTTGTCACAGCAAGGTTGCCTCCCCATATCACTAGCCTAGGCTCGCAAGTCTAATACAAGTCTCACGTCTGCTACTTGCAATGACCCAAAAGCCCCACACCCACCTTTATATAAAACCCTCACCTTTCCCCTGACAAAATTGGTGCATATAATATGAACACAAACTCCAAACCCAAATATattatggagagagagagagagattgcggGTACCACCATTGTGTAGTGAAAGGGACATGGGAACTAAAATGGGGATTCTCCTATGGACCTGCTACACAAACGGGTGATCATGATGAAAGATGGGAGAGTCAAGGGCAGAGCTACATGTAATCATCCAAAAAGAAATGTTGTACTTCCCATTTTCCTACACAAACCCACTCCCCCAGATTGCACTCTTACTCAACCGTTCCATCACCCATTTCGTCATCATCACGTTTACGTGTCCTTGTTATTGTGGAATGTGATTTAGTGCTGCAGATTCCCGTAAGTCTCGGTATCTACATGCAACCTGAACCGTTTGTTTAAAGGACTTAAGTCtttgatgtgtttttttattcataatgaAGAGATCTTTCTAACCCGCTTAatcattttatcatctttttgaATATTGTGTAGGCTGTGCTGTGTTCAGACCAATCTCTGCGGTACTGCTCACAGCAAGCCTAGCTACAGCTTATTGTGACAACAATTATTAATGACTTCTCTACAGTTTCAAGAATCACCTTAAATTCCAGCCACATGTTTTTTCTTCTAGTACTATCTCTCACAATATAAATTACATAATTGATCAAATAGATGAGGCATCTAAGTTTGACTAAATAAATTTGAAGTCAATACGAGAAAATCTTGGGGGGAAAAATTCCAAATCCCTTACTGTTTTtcttagataaaataagatatattaGAGTATGTTTAGTtaataaattcatctcaacttattattataattttttaaattccaacacaaaatataataaacaattcaactttttcaaatctcaaaataataataatattaaaaaataatattctatcaatattttatcatctcaactcaactcagttcaatatttaaacacagcctaaaattaaaagttaaataaaatattgttagaatatatttttttaatattatttttattttaaaatttgaaaaaattaatttttttattttattttttacaagaatttaaaaaaattttaataattagataaaatgaattaagaagagttatgaaaataaacgcTACGTAATACTCGCCAACCTACATAACCTACATAAATGTATTTTCTCCATGATTTCTTCATAATCAAGTAATACTGTACGTACTGTGCTTCATTATAAGATCCGAAACAAGAAGACTTTAATTTCCCTTCTCTTTCAAGGGCTTTGATCAGATTAAAATGCATAGTGTATATATACTAGTACGGATAGAAACTATACAACTTTTTCACACGAATATTATTCCACTCTGCTGTATTAATaatctttgaatttttatttctttaacaaTAATTTATCCGAGTGTACACATATTAATAAAGTGGAATATTTGTACACGTAGTTTCTAGCATTTTCTAGTAGTACTTGCATgcataataataaggaaaaaccATTACATCAAGTCACCAATAATAATGGAAGAGTTGGATTAATGCCATCTATGACGTCGCTGTAAAGACATACGGGCTCGACTGACCAACAAATAAAAGAAGTGTTAAGTCTACgtacaaataaaattaagtcTACGAATCAAAAATTACATCTCAAGTTTGCTAAATATTAAAGAATAAGTTTATAATTCGCTAGCTccaatatatagttttataatattttttgcaaTGCATTTTAGAAGAATATGTTGTGAAACCAAcaatgacaaataaaataaaaataaacacaagtaAATAAACAAGTAATTAATCACATGACATAAAATTAACGTGGTATGGCAACATATCTATGTCCACAGAGTTGTAGAAGATTTTATTATGCTGAAGAGTTACAAAATACACTTTGATGTAAAATTTCACTGTTCAGAACACTCAAAACTCTcattaagtatatatttataatgtcaCACAGTGGAAAccttaatttttacttttctgcATTATTCGTTCAAGCAACGTGTAGAGCGCGCATTAAACGAACTCTCTTTCTGAGCTTCACTCGAGCAAAGTGTCAAACGCAAGTCAAGTGAACTCTCTACCAAAAATTTTTCTGATCGCAAACAATGCAAAAAATTTCGGCCAAACCGAATTGAACATGGCACAAGCCTAATTGAAAATCTACCAAAAAATCATAACACATTCTTGTCAGATCGAGTCATCAATTCGGGCTGATACACCAAGAGGACCTGGCTCCACAAACCAATCAGAACATATATTCTTTCTGTTAAGTGAACTCATGTAGTCTGCATGAAAGTTATGGGGTATAAGAAATAGGATCGCAAATATGTGCTGTCAACCACCAGATGAGATCTTACACttgttttttagaaattttttccTCTTTGCCTAAGTAAATCAAGACTTTAACCACGCCCACTCGATCACATACACATGCGTGCAAATCTTACTAAAATTAAACAGACCCCAAAAATGGTTTTAGTACTATCTTGGACACGGACCAGTACATATGCGTATGTTGATTCTGGTACGCAACATTACATGAGGTCGTCTTCCACGAACACATAATTCTAGGTTAACTGATTGGTTTCATAATTAGAATCCGATTGCATGCAAAGCATTGATTCAtgcaatttttataatatttgatcgATGAGGTCCCCGACATCAAATAAAAGTTCTGCAGATAAACCTAATATTGCATGCTAATtcaggggatgtttggaaaagtTTTTCATCCCATCACAtcgatctcatctcatctgatcatttactttccaaacatcatttaaatacaaatactttcaaactaattattacaatcttttcaatctaatcattacaatttttccaaattttcaaataaaaaataaaagataattcaactttttcaaattctaaaacaaaaattatattaaaaaattattttaacaatattttaaatttatactattttttattcaattttttctctctcattttttaaaattcaatacatacttaactcaaactatcttattattattcacaaactatcttactactatttacaaaattttcatatcatctcattccTCATGCCTAAGCATCCCTTAGACTTGATATAGTACGTACGTAAACTCTCAGCTTTTAGTACCACGTACGTGTCGTGCCAAAAAGCACATACACCTCGGAACGTCATAGTTCAAGTCGTActacaatttattttcttcaatattcTCATCAAGTTGTTAgactttactatatatatagtattgctAGAATGGGGGCAGTTGATCATCCACATTTGTTGGTCATTGACTTGTATCTCTGTATGTAGGTGGGAATATATAGTTCAATGTGGACCGTTTTCCCTCCAAACTCAATATATAGCTGAGTTTCGCGATTATTATGGCATTAGGTGTCTATCTACATATAAACCAATCATGTTTATAAGCTTACTTGGTAAAAGGTTGTCGATCATGATAACGAATTATCTCATCCAAGTTTTCTTTGCCTTAACGTAGTTTGCAGTGCCAGGTGGTGAAAATCAAATggaaaagtattatatatatgacttgCAAGACACTACAACAGACAATTATATTGAATATTGTATGCAAATTCTCTTCACCTATCCAAACATCTAGGTTTCTGTACGTGTATATGGGAAACACGTAGTTTCCCCATGCATAAGGAAGAGGAATACCATTCatgtttttcaataatattttacgTATCATGCTCGATCTTCAATATTTTACATGCATGTTCACCAATAAAAGTCACACTTGCTGGGTTCTCATGATCTCCCAACAATTCTATTAATGCAAACACATCCACGTTGATCGTAGAAACTCTAAGATCCCAACATCTCACGTTGACAGATCATCATCATGACctaatttgaagattttttttttttttaaattcttcttttttgatATATAGTAggcatttatatattattagatctaaaggttttttttttaaatgtgagaAACTGGAGTTATTTATAATAGGTTTTATATCAAAATGTTGTAAGTCTTGTCGCAAGGAAACAAAGTGTGGCATGTATTGCTTGTAAGGGTCGAACTGATTGGTTTAAGTACAGCTGCCATTACAAAGGGGAAATAATACACTTTCCACTTATCTCCAATTAACAAATGTAAGTTTTACACTTTACATGACCTAGTActtaaactatcaaaattagCACATTGCACTATctaattgtaataaataaataataaaaaaataaataactgataAATAACACTGATCTTGTCAATCCTGACCATCAAGATCtagaagaatgaaaaaaatataggtgacataattgtaaaaaataaataaataaataaataactgataAATAACACTGATCTTGTCAATCCTGACCATCAAGATCtagaagaatgaaaaaaatataggtGACATATATCATACAATATTGATAGTTAATTAGCCCTTAATATATAACTAGATCAGGATGAATATTGCAATTCGTTTTTTGTAGCTAAAGGATGCCATGTGTTCATTTAATAGTGTGGGATGCAAAACGCAAAATAGAGTAAAAATAGTTTacccccaaaaataaaaaataaaaaataaaaaagaaggtaCTGGAAATTACAAAATTGATGTAGGCGGCTGGCCGGGGTGTTAGGTgccattaatttattttcccacCACCCGGCCTGCATGTACGTACACCTCCTGATTTTCTTTGTACGGGAAAATTATAGTCAACCATATGAACGGGGATTCCGCTCGATTGATCCTGCCAATTGTCCTCTTCTCTCTCGTCCATAGAAAAGCTCATGTTATATATCATTTGCGTACAAATTAATTTACAAGGACGTCTGTGATCGAtgcatgattatatatatatatatatatatatatatatatatataatatgtatatgtatacaaataattatttcagaTGCACATTAATAAAAGCATGAATATACTACATGTTTAAGGCAAAAAATATTTCAGGCCACACGTACAATAATGACAtgatcagttattttttataagccaagctagctagctagctagcttcacTCTGTCTACATGATTAATTGGGTTGGTATGTAGATCcgtttctaaaattttatcaatGGATCgcgcctagctagctagattgtgacacatgaaaaataataattattattattattattatttttttttggtattttaaaCCAATTAGTTTAATTACACAGTAATACTTGAACGGATGATCTATCCCACTTTTTGTTGATGACCAATATCGATGAGAAACCAATTAATTAAAGCCTGAATCATATCGTATTCATGCATCACGCAACATCAAAGCACATCCAAAAGTGACTTCCTATCTACCAAATTGAAATTTGCGAAACGTTGAGATAAAATGTTATCAATATAGTATTAATGCATAgtagattataataataataataaattcctCATGAAAAGCATCTGCCTAGCTAGTTGCGTAGCTATAGAGTAATGCAGTCGTCATTAAGGCATGCAATTTAATTAACAACATAAAAGCACCAAACAAAGTAGATGGATGTTTGCGGAGGCCGGGCTGACAAGGCAGGCATGGAGGGTCTGTCTATGCCAAAACTTCAGTTTTCAGACATgggataataaatatatttatatatataattatatgtttgCCCCCAAACATTTTCTGTAATTAAGAAAGAGATATACATGCTGTTTTGTAGCTagggattatatatattatttgggACGTATAATTAATTGTAGAGAAGTTTAATTATCCGAATTAATCAATCCACTGAAAAGTTGAAACATTCATTCAATTATAGAAGAGAGACCATTTTTCAGAAATTGAAATTAGGTCGGATAAAAATCAATATCGTAATTAGTGGTCTAAGAGTAAGACAATATCGATCGGAAGGGTGGAATATGATCTTGATCTAATATTGAATAAAACCCAGATTGATCTATTGCTTTTAACCCTACAAGACACATCAGATCAGGTCGCATAAATGTCTAATATTTGCAGATAAAGGTTGGTAGGAGGAAAGCGGAAAAGTAAGTTTGTTGTGTATTTGTTGAATTGTAGATCGATGATCACCTGATAATgccatccatatatatatgccGGCCAATCAAATACGATCAACAGGACAAGCAGCCATATATAGCAGAGGCATATTGATATGGACTCGTGAAGAAGAACTGATCTTTGAATGAACTTTAAATCCTGATcagcagtagtagtactagaTCATCCAATTGTCTATACTTCGATCCATATGTCTTCATCTGTTGACAGGCTAATTAATTGGTCAGAAACATAATAACCCCACGAAAGCAAAATTTGATCTCacgtttatttatattttatcttgatAATCATTAATTTACGAGTTTCAGTACGTACTCTTAATTTTCTCCCAAAAGAGTGAGCGCAAAACCCATAGTTAGCTGTCTTGAGTAAGATAGCTCACCTATGGGGGCTGATCATCGCAAACACAAATCATTCATCAACAAAGCACTAGTTTGCGTAAAATTAGCGGTTCTCAGTTCCGATTCAAAGATAACATATATTCTGTGGGCAACTGATCCAATTCCATGATGGGTAAAAGCAGAGAATATTACCAACTATCATAGTACTCAAGCTTAAACTTGAGGCCGTCTGAAAACGAGTTGGCTACCAGACACTAGTAAGGGGAAGCTCTTTTTACAGCTTTACATGATGACTAGATGCAATTGACGAACGAAGGAGAGATCAGTAGGcatattaatttctttctaCCGAATGAATTATGGGCtgacaaacaaaacaaaggggGGGTTAATTAAGTtcgttaattactttttttctctagatgaaaagaaaattttcaaaaaagtgGGTCGACTGTAGAGTTGTGCGCAAGGTAAAATTTTCGTTGCCGACATATGACATCCATCCGGAAGCACTTTCTTGACAATTAAAACAGGTTAGGATTAATTTCCCCTTCTCTCAAGGCTAATCATCATTAAGCTTCATTGCTTAGCTTAAAATGGTGTCAAGACTTTCATCAAGTGGGACTTATGGGCAAAGACTGTACGTACCACTTTAATTAGAAGGAAATGACGCTCGATTGCATACACAACAGAATTAACATTCACGGACAGCGCATGACAATAGAAactttgaagatgaagatgtaGAAAACAGTAGCTGCCTAAATGAGACAGAAAATACAAGTTTGTAAAGTCCCCACTGCCGTAGCCATCGGCAACAAGATGATGGATATAGGCAGACACCGTGCCGGGAGACCGCATGGATTTAATTAAACAGGCAAACCAGACGTAGAAGAACGACAGCACATTCGCGGAAGAATGGTATACAATGACAGGTCTACAATTAAATTAGTCATAGAATTTGATCACAGAATTAATATTCATGTCGAATACCCgaatcttctctctctctctctccctcagtatatatgtttgtaaaatataatatacatgtagAGTCTAGACACAATATTTCCGTGGCAGGTTCATCAACGTTAGTTAGGGGGGGCCATGGGCCAGGCAGCCTATTGGCGCCAGTGACACACACCAGCATGACCAGGTTTGGgcctattaaatattcttattctGCGACCTAAAGCCCAAAGCACTGGACAGGGCCTGTACAAACCAATCTATAAATCATTGCATTCGCATGTCGGCTGATATTATTGTtgctatatattattacaataacGAATAATTAATTTAACTGAATAATTAAGCAAAATAGATTGAGTTTTCTCTTCACCTCTCAGGTCGACATTGCCTCATCCCTTGTGAAGTATCTCATTTCCATCTAAAACAGAAAACGGTGACCATAAAAGGGGTCCAATGGAAAGCTACAAGTATGTCCAACAAACGCACGCAAACTGCCTAAATTAACACATCGGCAAGATAGATCATCAAAACCAACACTCTCTCGAACAAATTCTAAAATCAGAAATAGGCAAGCAGCCACCAACGTTTTGGATGTTGGAATGATAATACAACCTCAAATGTATCATAAAAAGATCTTGCCTGCCTGAACTTGCTGAAAGTTGATCTTCCACAATAACGATTTCAATAATAAAACAGTTTACTTGGGTCCTCCAAATTTGCCCATCATCTTTGCAATTACAGGAGCCACCTTGGGATTTGATTGATGCTTCGCAAGATTCGCAGGGTTTTTCATTACTGCAAAAACATCAGCCAAGAACACAGGAAATGACGGTCAAACAAGCTATAAAGCGTTGTACCCATTCGCACATGCAATTACGTTCTGAAAGAATGGAGGGGGTTCTAAATACTACTCTGACCGAAACAACAAAACCTTTTTTTCCCACACCATGTACTCCCCTCTCTTCTACTCAAAGTTTTCAAGCACGCAGAAAAAAACAATTTGCCTTCGATGGGCGTATGCTAACCTTACATTACATTCACACAAagtacaaaatgaaaataatcacACGTTTCCGAGTTCTAAGTTAAGGTCATAACATGTTTACCCACTCAATATTCAGGACAGCAATGACACAGCAATTACAATAGGAAAGGATTGCAAACATGTATAGTAAtgtcaaacaaacaaaaatactgCATTGTTATCTCAAGGAATCCTATTTTGACTGAAATTCCACACTTGCATTGGCCATTAATTTGATCAGATCATTCAACAACACGGATCAGGGCATCCTCTCGCCTTCacatttcttccatcttctctCCTTATTGCTTTTGGGAGGAGAAACTTCCCACAAATGCTCCAACTTAATGACATCTTTATGGCAACATCCAACCCACCAAAGCCAATCTTCTCTTATCTACTTCTTTTATCCCATGTAATAAATTAATACctaattcttaaattttactgccctaaagaaaagatagatagatatatacatACTAACGGTGTGGCAATTAAACAACCCCCAcccccaaaaattaaaaaaaaaactaaaaagaaagaaagaaagaaaataaataaatatacaacaACGAATGATGGCATAAGCCCAAAGCAAGAGAAGTCCAATTTTCTCAATCTCCACGAAATGCCATTGACGATAGAAAACTACCATCCTACCAACTACCATCCTACCAACAAGGTAGTGTTATCATGCGCACCTACCATCAGCTAGCATCTACCTTACAAATTGCAATGGTAAACCTAACCTCATCTtgttccataaaaaaataaaataaaataaaaaaaaaaaaaaaaaaaaaaaaaaaaaggctcctGAAAAGCTAGCAAGCACTAACCCTTTACAGTAAAAGGCCTAATATCAAGCAATGGAATAGAGATGATGCAGTCCCATTGAAACTTAGATAGACGAGAATTTAAATCTATTTAATCCAATCTTCTTCTTAATACTAAAATCTATTTGATTCAAGATGAAAAAATCTAGCAGatgagataaataaataaataactaagaaaaaatgaaataatcatAGCAGAAATCAAAGAACATGAGAATAGGAAAAGTACCATCTTGAAGAGCAGCCATGACTTCTGGATCACTAAATGCCGCCATCAGTTCAGGGTCCTAAAAAATAGTTAGCAAACACACATCAAACCATTCTATAAAACGCATCCTTTTTTAAATGCTGAACTGTGCGATATAATCCTATGGAAGAAGAGACAATATATGCAGGAAATTTCattgcattatatatttttctgtatTTAAGCCGAAAACAAAATAGCAAAACTTAGTAATACCTTGTCAAATGTTCCACATATAGGGGTTAGCTAGAGTATATCACCAATagtcatgaaaaaatattttttaaaagaatccTACAAAATCCCATCAACTTACATTCATTATTTTACTAAAATCAACATTTCCAGGCATCCCTCCTGGCATGCTACCAGGGAAACCTCCAGGCATACCTCCTGCAAACCCTCCAGGCATACCTCCTGGAAACCCTCCAGGCATCCCCCCTGAAAACCCTGGCATGCCTCCAGGTTTCTGACTGGAGGATGACTCTTCTTGCTTCTTGGCCTTCTCATATGCAGCCTTGAACAGAatgcacaaataaattattagatcttataGCAAAAAGATGGCTGGATAATTTTGTTAGGAGCCAAATGTAAAATAGGTTACCTGAGCTTCAGCACGGCGACGTTGTCTTTCACGTTCattctttctctcctctctttcctTGTGCAACCTTTCATACTTCCGACGATGTTCCTCGATCCTATGTGCATTTGGTTCAACCTGGACATAAGAtggcacagagagagagagagagagagagatgcctaAATAAGTCAAAAGACTAACACAACAATATGCCATGTCTAATATGCCAATGTACATGCATTGACAAATAGCGATCAGCATCTCAAagtacataaaatacaatatgcTTCGTATGCAAAGAAATTTGCACCTTCTTGATGTACATAATCTTAGTTCATCGTTCAATAGGCAACATATAGCTTCTCAAACCCAAAACCCAGTCAGCTACAGATAAGCAGACAGTTCAATCCTTCTCTAAGAATGACAACTTTTAAGGTTTACAAAGCAAGAAACCACTCCatcaaaaaattagaaaaagtaagCCTAGACTTTCATCAAACTCGTGTAGGGTAGTAGGTTGGGTCCATTGACAGATAGATCCAAGAGGACATAAGATATGTGAGCAATAGATGAGGGTATGCAAATTACATCTTACGAAAAATATTGCATATGTCTGTTGAAGAGCATCCAAGAACATTTGCGATAATATAGTcctatttaaatctttattcTAACttcttatcaaaagaaaatattaacatcttgcatatacataaataattatttagcaCATGCAGTCCTAATTCTTCTAATTTATAATGGACATCGAAGTGTGATTACCACGACATGATACAACTACACGGGAAAAGAACCACACAAActgattttttcagtttttttttccctctcggTAAACACCACACAAACTGATATCAACATAATGGTAAAATGCACATTCTAAAACTAAAGTCAGCTACTCAGATGATACTAATTTGaatcagagagagaggaaaCCTTCTTAAGTACGGAATTGATTTCCTCATCATAGTCTAACTTTGATGCCAGATGAAGATCCTTTGCAGCCTCTTCCCACTGACCGAGGATTGCTTGCGCCATGCCACGAGTCTTGTAACCTTTAGCAGAATCTGGATTAATCTGTACAATTTAAAACTAACCTTCTCAGAATATTGCACCGCACATTGCAACGAGCTATAAAGACTGGAACACAGAGTTGAATGCATGGCTTCTCTGGGCTTAAAAGCATGACTAAATTAAACATACTTCCAGACAAATCACCATAAATCCAAATAGATAACATTGTGTATAATTAGCATCTAACAATGCACGTTGTGCAAAATTAGCATaggttttctttatttttttctcagaaAAAAAACAATGCACGCCACCAGATGCATTGATCAGAATACTAGTACCAAGAGCAAACACAGTTCAATGTCATTGATACAACATGATACATACAAATGCCTTATCATAATTTTGCTACTATTTACAAAAGTCTATTCATCCAACAGAATAAGAATTACATATGGGCATACTTACAAATATGCTACATTTTAGATTAAAAACAACACTGGTTCTGAATTAAAAACTTTGGCAAACAGCATATATACAACCAAGTACATAGTGTGTGAACcatagagagaagagaaaaaaacatttttcatagCGTACAACGAAAGCAATACCAACCTCCAAAGCTGCACTGGCGTCACGGATAGCCGCATTTGGTTTCTTCATCTTGACATAGACACTAGCTATAGAGAAGAtcatacaaaaattaaattaacattttataaagCCAAAAATTACCTCAGGGAAAAAAATGGCATGCAACACTCCGCATACTCAACCCAAATCGCACCTCTGGTCGCATACATGATGGCTGACGTTGGATTGAGTAAAATCGCCTCCGTGAGATTCTCGATCGCTTCCTCCAAGTTTCCTACATTCCACAAAACCACAACATTCATAAACTGCCGCGCAACATAATTGTTTGTTAGACATAAATGTAAAATGTCTAAGTTCAAACATATACTTATTATATACCTTCAGAAATGGCTTCCATGGCTTTGGCCTTAGCAGTCTGCGCAGCATCGCGGCTCTCCTCAGAGACCTCGATTGAGGAATCTCCCATCTGCAAGTATATTGAATCCTCCGTCAATACGATACAGAAACACCCCTAAAAAAGCACGATGAAATTAAAAATGCAAGTTAGACTCGAAGAGAAAAAAACCTTCTGCGGGGGATCA
It contains:
- the LOC121235097 gene encoding FAM10 family protein At4g22670-like isoform X2 — protein: MDASKLNQFKQFIEQCKSNPYVLSDPSLSFFRDYLESLGAQLPPSAYKHDDSKSKSFVVEESDEDMADTDGGKGNAYDEGEEDEIIESDLELEGETVEPDNDPPQKMGDSSIEVSEESRDAAQTAKAKAMEAISEGNLEEAIENLTEAILLNPTSAIMYATRASVYVKMKKPNAAIRDASAALEINPDSAKGYKTRGMAQAILGQWEEAAKDLHLASKLDYDEEINSVLKKVEPNAHRIEEHRRKYERLHKEREERKNERERQRRRAEAQAAYEKAKKQEESSSSQKPGGMPGFSGGMPGGMPGGMPGNVDFSKIMNDPELMAAFSDPEVMAALQDVMKNPANLAKHQSNPKVAPVIAKMMGKFGGPK
- the LOC121235097 gene encoding FAM10 family protein At4g22670-like isoform X1; this encodes MDASKLNQFKQFIEQCKSNPYVLSDPSLSFFRDYLESLGAQLPPSAYKHDDSKSKSFVVEESDEDMADTDGGKGNAYDEGEEDEIIESDLELEGETVEPDNDPPQKMGDSSIEVSEESRDAAQTAKAKAMEAISEGNLEEAIENLTEAILLNPTSAIMYATRASVYVKMKKPNAAIRDASAALEINPDSAKGYKTRGMAQAILGQWEEAAKDLHLASKLDYDEEINSVLKKVEPNAHRIEEHRRKYERLHKEREERKNERERQRRRAEAQAAYEKAKKQEESSSSQKPGGMPGFSGGMPGGFPGGMPGGFAGGMPGGFPGSMPGGMPGNVDFSKIMNDPELMAAFSDPEVMAALQDVMKNPANLAKHQSNPKVAPVIAKMMGKFGGPK